In Tenrec ecaudatus isolate mTenEca1 chromosome 4, mTenEca1.hap1, whole genome shotgun sequence, a single window of DNA contains:
- the LOC142445593 gene encoding putative inactive deoxyuridine 5'-triphosphate nucleotidohydrolase-like protein FLJ16323, with amino-acid sequence MSPIARILGSRKQDVEAQVAPLTITLNGSLSAFLLPVPATLGSSGLEVLVPKEGTLPPGNRALISFNWQLRMLPGHFGLLMPVDPQVMKGVTVMSVVIDPNYQEESGLVLHNGGKEEYVLNPEDPVGNLSTTMTRD; translated from the coding sequence atgtctccaatagccaggatccTTGGGTCCAGGAAACAAGACGTGGAAGCtcaagtggcaccactcactattactctgaATGGTTCACtttcagcatttttgcttcctgtaccAGCAACCCTAggctcttcaggcctggaggtcctagtcccaaaggaaggaactcttcCACCTGGAAATAGAGCACTAATTTCTTTCAACTGGCAACTGAGAATGCTCCCTGGACACTTTGGCCTCCTCATGCCTGTGGATCCACAGGTcatgaagggtgtcactgtaatgAGTGTTGTGATTGATCCTAATTACCAAGAAGAAagtggactggtgctacataatggaggtaaagaagaatatgtcctgAATCCAGAAGATCCGGTTGGGAATCTTAGTACTACCATGAcccgtgattaa